In Spirobacillus cienkowskii, a genomic segment contains:
- the purB gene encoding adenylosuccinate lyase — protein sequence MIERYSRPEMKKIWTEEAKYRSWAEVERAHLSALIHFGQAPNSVLDAFDYAITTKNNSDFLRREQETGHDVIAFVAEIGESMAENGHFLHKGLTSSDVVDTALSLRIRQSLEIISNTLFNLRENLAKRAFEHSHTVCIGRTHGIHAEPMSFGQVLSSHFAEFQRAHCAILEAHHTISFGKLSGAVGTYSQLTPQFEFEVLSQLNLQPETVATQIIPRDRVLSVISSILSVSNAIERFATNLRHWARTELGEVLEPFGKKQKGSSAMPHKKNPILSENLCGLARTIRGYAAMLSENIALWHERDISHSSTERLALPDLFVTVDFMISRCAYLIAEMQINPKAMETNLWKTGGLWASQSVLTALVSKGINRTDAYELVQSIALEISPKVAIATVIDKEFLNKLLQHKKVCDTVGVETLSQVFNTDNYLTSVPATFKRVFGVSPDDYKRKVNEPIYCKVPALQKIIKVTVSLMPDVLDTEAKTIANDMRTSGNEIVSLRQQKCFLIHMPHHTTLENIKKYACEVLQNHVIEQFTIEVIQ from the coding sequence ATGATTGAACGTTATTCTCGACCAGAAATGAAAAAGATCTGGACTGAAGAAGCCAAATACAGGTCATGGGCCGAGGTAGAAAGAGCACATCTTTCAGCTCTTATTCATTTTGGCCAAGCCCCTAACTCTGTTTTAGATGCTTTTGATTACGCAATAACAACTAAAAATAACTCAGATTTTTTAAGAAGAGAGCAAGAAACCGGGCATGACGTTATTGCTTTTGTTGCAGAAATAGGCGAAAGTATGGCGGAGAACGGACACTTTCTCCACAAAGGCTTAACAAGCTCAGACGTTGTGGACACCGCTCTTTCTTTGCGTATTCGTCAATCGCTTGAAATTATTTCAAATACACTTTTTAACCTACGTGAAAATTTGGCCAAACGAGCTTTTGAGCACTCTCATACTGTTTGCATAGGCCGCACCCACGGCATTCATGCAGAACCCATGAGCTTTGGACAAGTTCTCAGTAGCCATTTTGCAGAGTTTCAACGAGCCCACTGCGCAATTCTTGAAGCGCACCACACGATTTCATTTGGCAAGCTTTCGGGTGCTGTCGGAACATACTCTCAACTCACACCGCAGTTTGAATTTGAGGTTCTTAGCCAATTAAATCTACAGCCAGAAACTGTGGCAACACAAATTATACCGCGCGATAGAGTGCTTTCTGTGATTTCTAGTATTTTATCTGTATCAAACGCTATCGAAAGGTTTGCAACAAATTTACGCCACTGGGCGCGCACAGAACTTGGAGAAGTTTTAGAACCTTTTGGAAAAAAACAAAAAGGCAGTTCGGCTATGCCGCACAAAAAAAATCCAATCCTTTCTGAAAATTTGTGCGGTTTAGCTCGGACAATTCGAGGCTATGCTGCAATGCTGTCAGAAAATATTGCACTTTGGCATGAAAGAGATATTTCGCACAGTAGCACTGAGCGCCTTGCGCTACCTGATCTTTTTGTAACTGTTGATTTTATGATTTCGCGTTGTGCGTATTTAATTGCCGAGATGCAAATCAATCCAAAAGCAATGGAAACAAATTTATGGAAAACAGGCGGCCTCTGGGCAAGTCAAAGCGTTTTAACTGCACTGGTTTCTAAAGGCATAAACCGCACTGATGCTTATGAACTGGTGCAATCAATTGCCCTTGAAATTTCGCCAAAAGTCGCAATTGCAACTGTGATCGATAAAGAGTTTCTTAATAAACTTTTACAACATAAAAAAGTTTGTGACACTGTTGGTGTAGAAACCCTGTCTCAAGTTTTTAATACAGATAATTATTTAACCTCTGTTCCAGCAACGTTTAAACGCGTGTTTGGCGTATCGCCAGATGATTATAAGCGTAAGGTAAATGAGCCTATTTATTGCAAAGTCCCTGCATTACAAAAAATTATCAAAGTAACTGTTTCACTCATGCCAGATGTGCTTGACACTGAGGCCAAAACAATTGCAAACGATATGAGAACATCTGGCAATGAGATTGTAAGTTTGCGCCAACAAAAGTGCTTTCTGATTCACATGCCACATCATACAACGTTAGAAAATATCAAAAAATATGCTTGCGAGGTTCTTCAAAACCACGTTATTGAGCAGTTTACGATTGAGGTCATCCAATGA
- a CDS encoding phosphoribosylformylglycinamidine synthase subunit PurQ: protein MKKKTLIPVFPGTNCEKESFLWFSENLETEVEFLNLKKHHSILPEEIDALFIPGGFSFGDYLRAGAIAARTEEMTFVKKLAQSDIPILGICNGFQILCESGLLPGTLVKNVTKQHHHFPVSIRVEKNYFLTTNQENNCVWIPKFHEHQFKLIESIFSKEFFIPMSCGMGNWLPPRSNTEKALAEKNAVVFYNNNENGSYKSIAGLTNSSGKIFGMMPHPERASDLILGSDEGLVFLLGIAQSQKIKIRSGSPLANFAEKLFEGAKYHV from the coding sequence ATGAAGAAAAAAACCTTAATCCCGGTTTTTCCTGGAACTAACTGTGAAAAAGAATCATTTCTCTGGTTTTCAGAAAATCTTGAAACAGAGGTTGAATTTTTAAATTTAAAAAAACATCATTCTATTCTTCCCGAAGAGATTGATGCCCTTTTTATTCCAGGCGGATTTAGTTTTGGAGACTATCTACGCGCAGGGGCAATTGCGGCTCGTACCGAAGAAATGACTTTTGTTAAAAAGCTCGCACAAAGTGACATACCAATTTTAGGAATCTGTAATGGCTTTCAAATATTGTGTGAAAGCGGCTTGCTTCCAGGAACACTTGTAAAAAATGTCACAAAACAACATCATCATTTTCCTGTATCAATTCGTGTTGAAAAAAATTATTTTCTTACAACCAATCAAGAAAATAACTGTGTCTGGATTCCTAAATTTCACGAACATCAATTCAAGTTAATTGAAAGCATTTTTTCTAAAGAATTTTTTATTCCAATGTCATGCGGCATGGGCAACTGGCTTCCTCCCCGGAGCAACACAGAAAAAGCTCTTGCAGAAAAAAACGCTGTTGTTTTTTATAATAATAACGAAAATGGAAGCTATAAATCTATTGCAGGTCTTACCAATTCTAGTGGAAAAATATTTGGAATGATGCCACATCCAGAACGCGCCTCAGATCTTATTCTTGGTAGTGACGAAGGTCTCGTTTTTTTACTTGGTATTGCGCAATCACAAAAAATAAAAATTCGCTCAGGAAGCCCATTGGCAAACTTTGCAGAAAAATTATTTGAAGGGGCCAAATACCATGTCTAA